CACCCTGCTCACCAGCAACTGCTACGACTATGCCCCCAGCCAAGACACCAACGCAGGCTGCGGCATCGCTGCCACCTCAAGCCGGACCTACGGGACGGGGTTCAACAACGCCGGCGGCGGCATCTACGCAACAGAGTGGACCTCTGCAGGTATCAGCATCTGGTTCTTCCCTCGCGGATCCACCCCCACGGATATCCGAGCCGGCACACCCAACCCGACGAATTGGGGCCCGCCGCTCGCCAAGTTTGCCCCGGGAAGCTGCAGCTTTGATGCCCACTTTAGCGAGATGCAGATTGTATGTCCTTTCCGTCCCCGCTCCATTTGTCCCCCTTGGGTTTTGCCGCGGGCTGACAGATGGAAAACAAATAAGGTCTTCGATACGACGTTCTGCGGCGGCTGGGCAGGCAGTGTCTGGGGCTCTGGTAGCTGTGCGTCCGTGGCGCCCTCGTGCCAGGATTTCGTCGCGAATAACCCCTCTGCGTTCCGGGAGGCGTACTGGCTCATTGAATCGCTCAAGGTGTATCAGGATGCGCCTGGGGAGAGTAATAACATGAGGATGAATGCCACTAGCCATCTGAATGTGCAGTTGCCTCGGAAGGGTGGCAGGCGCAGTCCTGGTCTGCATGGTCGTGGCTTTCTTGAGGGCACTGGTAAGTGGTGAGAGTCTAGAGGGTATCATATATTGGGGATATTGTACATATTTGTCTTTTGAGTATACCCCTGTTTATATCTATAAGTGTACATCATAATTTGGAGGCGAGGTACATGTGTTTCATCTCTTGATGTACTTACATATGTTGTTACATTTACAATCCGTTCATATGCGAGAAGCTATCAGTTCATGTCTAGTAGGGGTTGTCATCAGTAGCCTGACATTGATTTATACATTAGCTATGTCGATCATCATTCAAAGCAAAAAAACATTAGCAAGCCGGTCATCAAATCTTGAATCCAAGCATATCTCGATTATCATCCGTCAGGCGGCCCCACTCCAATAGCAAACGGAAGAAGTAGATCTCCATGTCCTCTTTCCGCAGGGCCTTCTCGGCCCACTTGCGGCCCTCTTCGGCAATATACTTGCCTCGAGCATCGTGTCGCTGTATTGTATCTTTAGGCTGACCGTCGGGGCCTTCCGTGACTGGTACGTCGAATTTAGAAAAGTATGCCAGGGTGCTCCAAACTCCGTGCAGACGGACATCAATCGGAACATAGTGGAGCCAGGGAGTAACCCGCCGGTCTAACCACTGTCGGAACAAGCCAGTCTTGAAGGGGAGACTGTGGCTTTGTAAAAACGGAAGGAATCGACCACTGAAGCCCGCGCCGTCTAGGTCAAACAGGTACCGATACTTCCAGTGACTCTGGAAATCTACCGAGGACGCGGCGCCCAGCTCTTCCTTCTGCGCCCCGCAATCCGAGCCACATCGAACAGGATTCAGGATGTGAACAGTGGTGTTTAGTCCGAGGAGATTGGTCGGAGCTGAGCCGTCCAGGACCTCATACCGATAGCTGTCGGTACCTTCAACGGGCAGCAAGACCGAGACGTGGCTCAGGGTATTGTTGTTGATTAGGTGCACAAAACGTTGGCGAGGCATCCCCTTCCACGCCCCTGACCGACTCACTCCCTCCGATGTGCTGCCGATCCAGAAAAGCGtattctccttcttctcgtacTCCTGGTCGGGATACTCATCCGTCGGCTCGTACTTGATCTTATCCACATAGTTCCACGGGCTAGGAAACAGGATATCGTTGAATCCAGACACTTTGCTCTGGCTGAAAACAGGCGTCAAGACTTGGGATACTTTGAAGGATGCAGGAGAAAGGAAAAACCCATGAAGCCATGCAAGGTCTGGTTGATGGCATATGTCGCTCATGCTGTTCGTATCCAGGGGGAACTGACCCATTGAATGCGGCCGCACACAGTCCAAGCACATATGACGCCGGTCCCAGACCCGTTTGGTCCGAGCTTTCGTCGACGGAGGACATAGCTGGCGAATATATCGGTCGAAAATGGGTTGCATAGAGCTATCTGTAAAAACTGTCTCGGTCGTTTGATCGGCTGGCTCTATAGGAGCCCATTGCCTGCCACGGTCCGCTGACCATACGGTCGATACGCTGTTATCGGGAGTCGGGCCATGGGATTTTGCTTCCATCCCCAATCTGGATGCCTCCTCCCAGGGAACAGCCACGCGTGGCTCATCGTTTAGGTTGAAAGCCAGGTCCATGTCGGGTAAATATTGAGCAAAGTTCTCAATCATTTTGGCAGCACCCAGGACCATCCAGGCATGAGTGGGTTTGATCCCCTCTTGTACTCTAGGCGTGCCATTCCTAATGCTGATCGCCCCAATGTCGTTGAATGGGTTTGTGGCCAAGTCGCGCGTCAGGTCTCGGAGCCTTGCGGGAGACAATGCACGAAACGGGAGAAGATCCAtatggatttgatcaaagTCGTCAATCACAACGGAAGCCCTACTGGTGGCGTATTCGTACCATTTATCAAAGCCCCTATGTAACAGTCAGTTGATTGGGCGCAATTTCATATCACTTCACGCTAATGGGCAGCTCACGGTGGGGGATGCTGACTGTATCGTTTGCGATAGTTCGCAACCGCATCGGCAAGAGTCTTGCTGCTTTTCGCCTGAGAAGACCACGCGCCGTGATGTTTGATGTTCTCATAGATCAACAGCTCGATAGTATGGAAGTTCGTTAACACCGGTTGACTGGCGACCAGAATGATGCCAATGCCAAAAAGTGTCGAGAACAACACTCGCATCACAATATTTGCTCTGTATAAGAATGGTGGTTCTTCGTTGGATGCCGTACGCCCAAACAAGTACAACACACCCCCAAGGGAGGTAGCAagaagggaggagaaagCATGTGATGGATAGATCAATGGAAAGGGTTCTTGTCCATCGAACAATGTTGCGGCCAGCGAGAAGCAGCCGATAACGAAGCCCGCCAAAATGGAAATTCCGATTATGTCGTAAAATGGCATCTAATACTGTTCAGTGGGTTCCAAAGGAATGTATCTATGCCCATAACTTACAAGCTGGGAAGCGGAAAGTACGAGCAGTGTCATCAACAGACTCTGATTGAATGTGCTTGGCAAGTAATAAGAGATGACAAAGCCATCATTCTGATCTCTGGCCCGAATTGCGAGAATGATTGCGATTAACGTCCAAAAAGCAGCAACCCCCTATCCATTGCGTTAGACCACAACTTCATCCGGTGGACAGTACACTTACAATTAGGCCGAAACCACAAGAGACCAGAAAATGTGTATTTCTGCCTTCTCGAGGCTCAGTGCTTTCCCTAAACAGTTCACTCACACCAATCAAGATCACCGAGTCAAGCAAGACATTCAAAATGCTGATGAACCGCACCAGGGAATATTGACCCGAACTGATGGGACAGATATAAGTCGACTGTATGCCTTCTTGAAACTCCGATGCCACTAATCCCCCAATCATAAGAAAAGCAGCCGATATAACGTATCGCATACGGCTCTGACAAAAAAAGGCGTATAGACGTCGGGCAGTGTTGACCAGTTGGTGAATCCACGCATCGAGAGAGATTTCTGAATCGGCATCTGAGCCGTCTGTGATCGAACGAGATCGTCGATTGCGCCAATAATCGTAGATCGAAACGAGGAATGGTATCACGTACTGGGGAAACGTAATACTTAGTCCAAGGGTGCCGCTTTATCTGCTTGTTCAAAGCCCACTTACTGCGTATCCAGCCGGCGCGCACTCAATCTTAACGGTCACTTGGCGATACAACTCTACCCTTATCCAGCCAAGCATCGAAACCAAGGCAATCTTGGTCCACCATTTCCGACTACCTGACTTTGTAGAGAAGAAGTCACTGGTCTGACTTCTCAGCGCAAGAGGCGCATTTCCGGATGGTTGATCGGCGCGTTCGGCGAGAGGGATCGCAGTGTACTTGTGCTGAGGTTGGGGTATGCGTGGAATAGGAATATCGAATCTGCTTAGAATCAAGAGCGATACACCCGAAAGAAAGGACGCGAAGATGAGCGTATGGTGGGGCCGATCTGTAACAACGGTTGGTGAGCACTAGCTCTCAAATTGAACTCCGCGCTGCCTGTGGTCAAAAATAATTTGACTGCCCTTACCAAAAGCGAATGTCGTCGTGTAGGAAGTCGTTAGGAACATGCAACTCATAAGAAACAGCCTGTTGACTCAGTCAAAACCAGTACATGACATGAGGCAATCCTGCACAGATCTTCCTACCCCAATGAGGCTTTGAGCCCCGTCTCCGCGGAGAGCCGAATCATATCCAAAGATCTTTTGCTTTTTGATAGCCAGAAAGCCGCTATTGAGCCATTGCCAATTTTATTTTATGCGAAAACGCTCATTCTAATTAATACTGCATATAATGTCGAAACAATTGAACAGCTTTGAACAGCTGTGGACGAATGCGACTGCAGGTTGAATTTCCAAATCTCGTGTCCTGTCAAAGTTCCAAGGCGGGCAGAATAAGGATATTTCCAGTGCAGAGTAAGGTGACCTACGACAGGACACGATTCCGAATAGAAGGAAGATCTCAAAAAACGAGGAGAGTGTAGTAACGATATAGATGGAGTGATGACGGCGCGAACAGGGACGatgaaggggaaaaaaaaggaaacgAATAAGGCTAGACCAGGGGACAGGTTGCGTCAACGAGTCATTCTGGACCCATGGGGAGAGTTGGCAGATTAGTGGGCCGTTCAGGAACTTTGCTGCGACCCTGTGGAGCATTTTTGAGTGCGATAACCGAACGGGCATTTGTTTATTGCTGTCTCCGCCGTGGCACGTAGAGatacagcagcagcaagactCCTCCACGGATAGTCTGAGTAGTAATCTCCGATTGGCCTTGCGTTGTTGTTTGATGATCGACAGCCGATGGTAGACCAAGTCCATCAGTTCAGAGAGGAAATAATAACTCCGAATTCGGCACATTGGATGCTATTAATTCTGGTCATTCGTTGGCTTAACCTGGGCAGTCTCTAGGATTGTTGTGGATTGTTGTCCGTGCTATGCTAGCACAGGGTCCAATCATTGCCAATGAAGCGTAACTGACCTTGGGCACTTCGAACTTTGTAGACATCGTCGTGTCCTTGATAAAAAGTCA
The DNA window shown above is from Aspergillus fumigatus Af293 chromosome 1, whole genome shotgun sequence and carries:
- a CDS encoding putative capsular associated protein yields the protein MIRLSAETGLKASLGLFLMSCMFLTTSYTTTFAFDRPHHTLIFASFLSGVSLLILSRFDIPIPRIPQPQHKYTAIPLAERADQPSGNAPLALRSQTSDFFSTKSGSRKWWTKIALVSMLGWIRVELYRQVTVKIECAPAGYAYVIPFLVSIYDYWRNRRSRSITDGSDADSEISLDAWIHQLVNTARRLYAFFCQSRMRYVISAAFLMIGGLVASEFQEGIQSTYICPISSGQYSLVRFISILNVLLDSVILIGVSELFRESTEPREGRNTHFLVSCGFGLIGVAAFWTLIAIILAIRARDQNDGFVISYYLPSTFNQSLLMTLLVLSASQLMPFYDIIGISILAGFVIGCFSLAATLFDGQEPFPLIYPSHAFSSLLATSLGGVLYLFGRTASNEEPPFLYRANIVMRVLFSTLFGIGIILVASQPVLTNFHTIELLIYENIKHHGAWSSQAKSSKTLADAVANYRKRYSQHPPPGFDKWYEYATSRASVVIDDFDQIHMDLLPFRALSPARLRDLTRDLATNPFNDIGAISIRNGTPRVQEGIKPTHAWMVLGAAKMIENFAQYLPDMDLAFNLNDEPRVAVPWEEASRLGMEAKSHGPTPDNSVSTVWSADRGRQWAPIEPADQTTETVFTDSSMQPIFDRYIRQLCPPSTKARTKRVWDRRHMCLDCVRPHSMGQFPLDTNSMSDICHQPDLAWLHGFFLSPASFKVSQVLTPVFSQSKVSGFNDILFPSPWNYVDKIKYEPTDEYPDQEYEKKENTLFWIGSTSEGVSRSGAWKGMPRQRFVHLINNNTLSHVSVLLPVEGTDSYRYEVLDGSAPTNLLGLNTTVHILNPVRCGSDCGAQKEELGAASSVDFQSHWKYRYLFDLDGAGFSGRFLPFLQSHSLPFKTGLFRQWLDRRVTPWLHYVPIDVRLHGVWSTLAYFSKFDVPVTEGPDGQPKDTIQRHDARGKYIAEEGRKWAEKALRKEDMEIYFFRLLLEWGRLTDDNRDMLGFKI
- the eng3 gene encoding glycoside hydrolase family 16 protein, whose translation is MYIRSTLPILGFSATGMAAYVLEDDYGTSTSFFDKFSFFTDPDPTGGFVSYVDRNTAQDTGLIFANGAVYMGVDHTNVAGSSGRQSVRLTSTKSYTHGLIILDLEHMPGGICGTWPAFWMLGPDWPSHGEIDIIEGVNTQPVNQMTLHSTDGCSIANGGFTGTLLTSNCYDYAPSQDTNAGCGIAATSSRTYGTGFNNAGGGIYATEWTSAGISIWFFPRGSTPTDIRAGTPNPTNWGPPLAKFAPGSCSFDAHFSEMQIVFDTTFCGGWAGSVWGSGSCASVAPSCQDFVANNPSAFREAYWLIESLKVYQDAPGESNNMRMNATSHLNVQLPRKGGRRSPGLHGRGFLEGTGKW